One window of Triticum dicoccoides isolate Atlit2015 ecotype Zavitan chromosome 5A, WEW_v2.0, whole genome shotgun sequence genomic DNA carries:
- the LOC119297951 gene encoding protein DETOXIFICATION 16-like, with protein MEEPPVGGNSSTEETGGPKESLVMIEVKKQLCLAGPLIAGCLLQNVVQMISVMFVGHLGELSLSSASIATSFAGVTGFSLLSGMASCLETLCGQAFGAGQYHLLGIYKQRAILVLTLVSVVVAVVWAYTGQILLLFGQDREIAMGAGSYIRWMIPALFVYGPLECHVRFLQTQNIVLPVMASSGVTALSHVLVCWLLVCRFGLGNKGAAMANGISYLANVSILALYIRVSPSCRSTWTGLSKDAFRNILSFMKLAVLSALMVCLEWWSSELLVLLSGLLPNPKLEASVLSICLNTVSLAIMIPFGLGAAISTRVSNELGAGRPEAARLATRVIMVLGLATGVVLGLLMLSVRNIWGYAYSNEKEVVEYIARTMPLLSMSIIFDNLQCVLSGIVRGCGLQRIGACVNLSAYYLFGIPAALCFAFVFHLGGMGLWLGIICGVVVQMLLLLAITIRTNWDKEALKAKNRVLSSSLPLDMTT; from the exons ATGGAGGAGCCCCCTGTTGGGGGCAACAGCAGCACTGAGGAGACAGGAGGGCCAAAAGAGAGCTTGGTGATGATTGAGGTTAAGAAGCAGCTGTGCCTCGCCGGGCCCCTCATCGCCGGATGCCTGTTGCAGAATGTCGTGCAGATGATATCGGTCATGTTTGTCGGCCATCTCGGTGAGCTCTCTCTCTCGAGTGCCTCCATCGCCACCTCCTTTGCCGGTGTCACCGGCTTCAGCTTGTTG TCTGGCATGGCAAGCTGCTTGGAAACACTGTGTGGCCAAGCCTTCGGGGCAGGACAGTACCATCTGCTCGGCATCTACAAGCAGAGAGCAATCCTCGTGCTCACTCTGGTGAGCGTTGTGGTTGCGGTGGTCTGGGCGTACACCGGGCAGATCCTCCTTCTCTTCGGCCAGGACCGGGAGATTGCCATGGGGGCAGGGAGCTACATCCGGTGGATGATTCCGGCATTGTTCGTTTACGGACCGCTGGAGTGCCACGTCCGGTTCCTCCAGACGCAGAACATCGTCCTCCCTGTGATGGCGAGTTCAGGCGTCACGGCGCTGAGCCACGTTCTTGTGTGCTGGTTGCTGGTGTGCAGGTTTGGGCTGGGCAACAAGGGCGCTGCCATGGCCAATGGCATCTCGTACCTGGCCAATGTGTCAATCTTGGCTCTCTACATCAGGGTCTCTCCATCGTGCAGGAGCACCTGGACAGGCCTCTCAAAGGACGCGTTTCGCAACATCCTTAGCTTCATGAAGCTTGCCGTGCTATCTGCGCTGATGGTTTG TCTAGAGTGGTGGTCGTCTGAGCTGCTGGTACTTCTCTCCGGACTTCTCCCAAATCCTAAGCTGGAGGCATCGGTGTTGTCCATTTG CTTGAACACAGTTTCATTAGCAATCATGATCCCCTTCGGTCTTGGGGCAGCCATAAG CACCCGTGTTTCAAACGAGCTTGGTGCTGGGCGACCTGAAGCTGCCCGTCTGGCTACTCGTGTGATCATGGTTCTGGGCCTCGCGACGGGTGTGGTTTTAGGACTTCTTATGCTCTCGGTGCGCAATATATGGGGGTACGCATACAGCAACGAGAAGGAGGTGGTGGAGTACATTGCGAGAACGATGCCGCTTCTTTCCATGTCGATCATTTTCGACAATCTGCAATGTGTTCTTTCAG GTATTGTCAGGGGATGTGGCTTGCAAAGGATTGGAGCTTGTGTCAATCTCAGTGCGTACTACCTTTTCGGCATTCCAGCGGCGCTATGCTTTGCCTTTGTCTTCCATCTTGGCGGAATG GGGCTGTGGTTGGGAATAATCTGCGGGGTAGTTGTGCAGATGCTGTTGCTGCTGGCCATTACCATCCGCACCAACTGGGACAAAGAG GCTCTCAAGGCAAAGAACAGAGTTTTGAGTTCGTCCCTGCCTCTAGACATGACGACATGA